DNA sequence from the Lonchura striata isolate bLonStr1 chromosome 7, bLonStr1.mat, whole genome shotgun sequence genome:
ttttccccctgATTAATGTAAATTAGATCAGTAATCCATTTCCTGTCTCCTTTGCAGGTAAGAGTAAGCAAAGAACATGACCACATTCTAATTATTCCAAGAGGGCTGTCCTTTTCTGAAGCGTCAGCTTCTAATTTGGTATGTGATTCACCTGCTGTAATAACCAGCAAGGCTCATCCTGTTTTCTAAAATACTTTTGTGGCTGCTTCAATGGACTTCTGTAATTatgctgtttgggttttttaatatttacccACAGGATGAAAAGCTGATTAACTGCTTAGATGGTACCAGCCTTTGTTGCCAGTATTTCTTCTTGAGTTTAGTTTTACTTCCCGTTTCTTTGTCTCCAGCTCCCATGTGGAGAAGCAGAGTTCTGTGTTCTGTTTGATGAAGCTCACCAGTAGCCTCAGTGTAGCCTTTTATAACCTGAGAGTGTGGCAATACATGTGAAGTGACTCTGTAGGAGTAGTGTTATCAGAATCACCTCTTACCTTTAGAAGTGAGGAGATAAAGTCAAATAATCTTCCCCAGGCCCAGCAAATGAGCTGGATGAAGTTACAGGCTGGTATTTAGGCAGTGGTAACTGCTAAATCACACATCTTTGGGTGTAGAACCTGCCATATGCTCTTCATGTCAGTGCATATCCATAAAGAAACTGCCTCAAGGTGAAAGGGGTACCAAAATGAGATTGATACTATTACACAGCAAACATAGAACCAAAATACCATGACACACGACCTGCTGTAGTTTTCTCTTGATCCAGGAATTACTATTGTAGTGTTCCAATGAATCTGAAAATTCCCAGGCTCTGAATTAtctttgtatttaaaatgtaGGAAATGTTAATGGGATGCATTTTTCAAAGTCAGAAACAAGGAAAGTTCAGCTAGACTGTAGTAGAATATATGTTGTATAGGGGTCTTATCCTTACTTCTTCCATGGCTGAACTTCCAACAGCTGTCAAGGGCTGGTACATCAGGGTGGTTTATTGACACACACATTCATGGCTGCTCTCCTACTTTTTTGTGCTCTGAGCCTTGAATGCATTGGGGGGAACTTGGTGCTAAATAAGAAAGGAGGGCTATTTTCTAGATAACTGAAGTTGTCACAGCCTTTCTGAGTATCATCTGTCCGTTTCTTTTTCAGGTTAAGGTGAACATCCTAGGAGATGTGGTGGACCAGGGAAGCACAGCTCTCAGTATTGACAGTGTGGGCTTCAGTCCACACGTGGCCATCTACTCCACCCGCCCCGATGTCAGATGTGTCATACACATCCAcacccctgccacagctgctgtaaGGCTTCCTTTGGCAcagactgaaagaaaacagcTTTGCCTTATGAACTTTGGGCATATTTCTCCTCACAGcagtttcatttttgttttaatatcgACCCTGCACTGGTCAATTAAAGTGTGAGAGAGGGCTGGGGCGCCACAGTGGATTGGCATCAGAATAAACTGATGCTCAGAGATTATTATACTGAGGTTGAGTAGGTTGTAAAGCAAATAGTTTACACAGGCATCATTTATAGCATCCTAGATAATATAATATGCTGTATAAATCATCTTCATTTGCATTatgcatctttatttttaagtggTTTGATTAGTTGTTACACTTAGTTTGAATTTACCTCAGTATTTAAATGTTATAGTTAACATAAACTTTAAATGGTCTGTATAATAATGACAAAAAAGGAAGGAGGCCTGAAAGAATTGGTTTAAACTAACTaaattcttattattttatctagaaattaattttctaaataaatagaaaatttatctattttttaaGTAATAAATGTGGGAAAGTAGAATAAACCATTAAGTAAGCTGAGAATTAAACATTAATAAATTTCACACAAATTTTCTCCAATAAATATGTCCCTAGACTGGGTAGCAGCACCTCTCTCACTGTATTACAAATTAGGCTGGTGGTGGGGGGGTGTTTCTAAGCTCTCTCTGTGGAGTTTGTTTCTCTTCTAACAAAGTACACCCTGCTAATGCTTGGGTGGTTGAGATGTAAGTTTGAAGAGTTCCATTTTTCCCTAGTTAATagaatttcattttcattaaacAGGTTTCTTCTATGAAGTGTGGCATCCTTCCCATATCACAAGAGGCTCTGATTCTGGGAGATGTTGCTTATTACAACTACCAGGGATCTCTTGATGAACAGGAAGAGAGGATTCAGCTTCAAAAAGTTCTTGGACCCAGTTGCAAGGTATTCAACCTCATTTATGTTATTCATAAACAATTTTCATGTCCTGCTCCAGTTTCTACCATTTAACATTAGTGTCTTTATTTACTAGGTATTAGTTTTGAGAAACCATGGTGTGGTAACACTAGGAGAGACACTGGAAGAAGCATTCCACTATATTTTCAATGTGCAACTGGCCTGTGAAACGCAGGTGAGAGAGAATTTATCTGTATTTCATTTCAAACACTTATACTGCAGATTTACAGATTGTACCCCAGATGGGAAGACTTGTTACATCACACAGTTTTGGAGTTGTGGAATCCAGTAATCCTGTATACCTGGTCAAAGAGAGACTGGAGTGATCAGGGAATCACCGAGGGAGTAGCACAAATACTCACTCTAGGAACACTGACACAGTCTCCGTGGTGTTACACTCTGAAGGGTACAGAAGGTTTTGTTCCATGCTGTGCAGAGTGAGCCTCATGCAGGGAATCTGTCAGATAATAGATTTGCTGCTACTCACTGCATGGGGAAGTGTGACTTAAGATCTCGAGAGAGAGCCAGCTCCTTTACTGAGGCTGAATGTTGTGACAAGAAAAGAAGCTTCTCTCTGTTATCACAGATTTGTGAAACCAAATTAAAAGAAGGTCTTCAGAGCAATGGTAGTGGGTggcatatttaaaaataacttgaaTCACAAATTCAGTAGTTTCCATTCTGTCTAACTTCATCTACCTGGTTAGGTATCCAGATGTTACCTATGACATGTGAACTTACGAACACCTTTCATAAGTTTCAATCCCATCCCCAGAAACTTCATCACTTTTTCGTTCCCCAGTGATCCTGTCCTCCCAAAGAGGCATTTGGATGTGCAAATGGCAGGGTCctattcctttccttccttgccCTACTATTAATTTTGAGTTCAGACACTCTTTCATTTTGAAACAGCgagaaaaaatgaaagatttttaatCTTGTGATGcagaaagatgtttttaagGTACTCTGAAAGCAAGTGTTTGAATCTACTCCTTTTGAAGTGCAATTAATAGCAGATGATAGCATGCTTTCTGTAGCAGTCACTTGCTAtgtattttaatacattttttggATAGTAGAAAACTAGCCTGAGAAGTAACACAACATGTATTTAAGCAACCTCCTGCTGCAAATTCCGAATAGCAGAGAATACAAAAGCTTTTTCACAAATGAAATACACTCCTTGATGTCTCCAGGTTCATGCATTAGCTGGAGCAGGTGGGATAGACAATCTCCTACTACTGGATCTGCAGAAGTTCAAGCCTTCCACACATGCCGTGGCAGCAATGGGAGGAGGTGGAGTTAATATGGCTTCACAACAAAAATGGAAAGTTGGGGAGCAAGAATTTGAAGCGCTTATGAGGATGCTGGACAACCTGGTAAGAGCATGCTGCTGGTATCTATGTAGTCCTGTAAGGCTTTGAGTGTAGGATTAGATTTtgtaaagcaaataattttttaatcatATTATTTCTGACAGCAGTATTCTGTCTTAATAAGAATTTATAATGCTTTGAGCTTCAATTTTGTCCCACCATCTTACAAATGTGTAGCAACTTAATAgtaaaaaaaacttaattttattttttttaaacattcttttcttcctttcctccttcacAGGGATACAGAACTGGCTATGCCTATAGGCAACCATTAGTCAGGGAAAAACCCAGACATAAGAGTGATGTTGAGATCCCAGCCACTGTGACTGCCTTTTCCTTTGAAGATGATACAGTCCCACTTTCCCCCCTAAAATTCCTTGCACAGAGGCAACAGagagagaagacaagatggctGAACTCTCCAAACACTTACTTGAAAGTTAATGTGCCTGAGGAGTCCTGGAACGGGGAAACCAGTCCCAGGACTAAGATCACGGTAGGTTGATATGTTGGACAGTCACTTCGGTTTTGCCCTACTTGAAAGTAAGTTATGCACAGTTTATATGAGGAAATCTTGAATAGGATTAGCAAATAAGTTTATTGAGCAAATTAAAATAGGCTTTTCAGAGCCTTAATGACATTGGTACTAAGAGTCTCATCTCTTTGAGGAGAGAGGGGTTGACAGTAAGACTAACACTTTATGATAAAATTTAACAATTATTTCACAGTTCTAACCATCTCTTCTTGTTCCTGAAGTAGAAAACAGTTTTTCTACTACTTCTTGTGCTATTAGTTATCCACCAAATATAGTAAGGCTTTTAGTCAACCATGAGTTGTTCTTTTTTCACATGAGGGAGACATGAGCTCTAATTAATCTCTTGCTGTCCCCTTTCTATTTGTGAGCCTACTGAAAACAGCTTTCAAAAGGTCTGTTCGTGCTACAGGCTTTTAATGATGATAAAGATTTCCCCCCCCTGCAGCTCAGCAAGATGCTTACACTTAAGTTTCCTGCCTGCAGAGAGGTGGCCCTCTGGGACTCAGAGTGTGTTATTGCTCTTCAGCTACTCCCAGTACAACTGTAAAAGcatcagctcctcctgctggcaGGCTGGCAGATTTCTAAACTTGAGTTTGGGAAAAACACCCCAGAACCCTGCTTGAGAAGTGAAGAAACTGTAGTCAGTGTGTGGTCAGCAGAGGTGGAAGCTGGTTGCATGCACAAGGGCTCTGGATCTACATGCCAGTTACTAGAAAGTGTGATCCTTTCTAAATACAGCATCATTAGTACACAGCATTTTTCAGGAATGTATGTCAGTATTTACAAAAAGTAGTCATGTTCAAAGCAACTTAAATCCTCTTAGGCAAACACACAAAGCTGTAAAGGAgttgggattatttttttaggTGTCATGTGGAATTGAAAATAAAGTCAGAAAGTCTTTTCTTGATGTCTCTTCTTTAACAGTAAGACAACACAGAATTGTTCCTTTCCATCATACTGGGTATtttagcttctttttttttccctctttaagTGGATGAAAGCTGATGACTCCTCCAAGACTAGTGGAGGAACGCCAATCAAAATTGAAGATCCAAACCAATTTGTTCCTCTAAACACAAACCCAAGTGAAGTgttggaaaagagaaataaggtaaaatgaactgaaaattgtaacatttccaaataaaattatgtGTTCAAGTAATGATTCAGCAGAGCagtaaaataagatttttaaatattttgattttattaagAGGGTTCTTACACTATATGTGATTTTTGGCACCAAAAACATGTATTTAAATGTGTGATATACATAAAATCTGTAGATACATATGcagtatttatatatttaaatttttagtgTAATAGTCTGATGAAGGATGAGTGTAAACTCTGGAAATGGTAGATTGGGAATGGTAGTCCCCTGTTATTTAGCATTTTGTTTAGTAGATAATTAGGTGTCAACTCCAACAGAATTGCTGTGCATCATCTGCAGCATGATTCAATCTCAGACTCTAATcttgttctgttctgtttttattGTCTAGTGCTTGTTAAGTTGGAATTTCTAAtggcagtaaaaaaaaagaaaatgggagaTTATTGTTGGATCTCTCTGTAAACAGAAATACctctctgcttttcccttccaGCATGAAAGACACTGATTATCAGACTGACCAAATACTCCACCCTCAGCATAACTATATTAACAGATATTCAGGACATTTTTCATTGGATTGCataatctttttctttcttggaaaGCACTATATCAGTGTCCTTGGGGACTGAAGTGGAGTTAGCAAGAGCAACTCCCTTCCTCAgaactgaaatggcaccctctAGTCATCCAGAGATTAATAACACATATCCCAGgcaatgatttttaaatttatgcaTGTCACTGGCTCACAGAGAATTTGTTCCTAATTCTCTGCTGTAGGAATTTTTTTATATGATCTGTATTGGTATTTATATCTGATCTGTCAATCTCTTAAGCTCTGACAATGAGAAACTAGGGCTGTTGGTTTAGGGAAAACAGTAAACTATTCACAGAATGAAAAACTTTACCAACCTTTGTGACCACAGATTTTCCTCCAACAGCTGAACATGCATCCTTTATGAGGTGGAGAGGACAGGTTCAGAGCCTATTCCTGGGAGCTTATTTCTAAACGTTGGCTTACATGAAGTGCAAAAACTGGGACTGGGGTAAATATTTGAGTACTGAAAGAGCCAAACACCATAAACTGTGTATTCAGAGGTGGAAGAAGAGTTCTTAATCTTTAGGTGCAGCAGCACACATCTTGAGTCTCCAGCCATTCACTGCTGCCTGTGTTAGTGATTTTGCAAAGCTGATGGACATAGggtttattaaagaaaaatacctgTTTCTAACCTGGTTTATTTTCACTCTATAGATAAGGGAGCAAAACCGATATGACCTAAAGACAGCAGGACCTCAGTCtcagctgcttgcagggatTGTTGTGGATAAAAAGCCAAGTTCAGTGAGTACAACATAATTAACTAAATTACAGCTTTTCAAGTTATTTGGCTGCCTGTCTTTCAAATGTCAGCTTGTGCCATTTTC
Encoded proteins:
- the ADD3 gene encoding gamma-adducin isoform X2, whose translation is MSADGSQVVITTPPPATMPHKERYFDRINENDPEYIRERNMSPDLRQDFNMMEQRKRVTQILQSPAFREDLECLIQEQMKKGNNPTGLLALQQIAEYITASTFTGFSSSSLSHGMITPINDLPGVDTSSFVKGEKLTRCKLASLYRLADLFGWAHLPNTYITVRVSKEHDHILIIPRGLSFSEASASNLVKVNILGDVVDQGSTALSIDSVGFSPHVAIYSTRPDVRCVIHIHTPATAAVSSMKCGILPISQEALILGDVAYYNYQGSLDEQEERIQLQKVLGPSCKVLVLRNHGVVTLGETLEEAFHYIFNVQLACETQVHALAGAGGIDNLLLLDLQKFKPSTHAVAAMGGGGVNMASQQKWKVGEQEFEALMRMLDNLGYRTGYAYRQPLVREKPRHKSDVEIPATVTAFSFEDDTVPLSPLKFLAQRQQREKTRWLNSPNTYLKVNVPEESWNGETSPRTKITWMKADDSSKTSGGTPIKIEDPNQFVPLNTNPSEVLEKRNKIREQNRYDLKTAGPQSQLLAGIVVDKKPSSPVQFDDEHAPPAPPNPFSHLTEKELEEYKKTIERKQQGLEENHEDFYSQNANLISVEMPVVVVNGKEDAHDVEEDLTRRVSQLSTVESVEITIKGSEKIEEALSPEGSPSKSPSKKKKKFRTPSFLKKSKKKEKVEA
- the ADD3 gene encoding gamma-adducin isoform X1; its protein translation is MSADGSQVVITTPPPATMPHKERYFDRINENDPEYIRERNMSPDLRQDFNMMEQRKRVTQILQSPAFREDLECLIQEQMKKGNNPTGLLALQQIAEYITASTFTGFSSSSLSHGMITPINDLPGVDTSSFVKGEKLTRCKLASLYRLADLFGWAHLPNTYITVRVSKEHDHILIIPRGLSFSEASASNLVKVNILGDVVDQGSTALSIDSVGFSPHVAIYSTRPDVRCVIHIHTPATAAVSSMKCGILPISQEALILGDVAYYNYQGSLDEQEERIQLQKVLGPSCKVLVLRNHGVVTLGETLEEAFHYIFNVQLACETQVHALAGAGGIDNLLLLDLQKFKPSTHAVAAMGGGGVNMASQQKWKVGEQEFEALMRMLDNLGYRTGYAYRQPLVREKPRHKSDVEIPATVTAFSFEDDTVPLSPLKFLAQRQQREKTRWLNSPNTYLKVNVPEESWNGETSPRTKITWMKADDSSKTSGGTPIKIEDPNQFVPLNTNPSEVLEKRNKIREQNRYDLKTAGPQSQLLAGIVVDKKPSSPVQFDDEHAPPAPPNPFSHLTEKELEEYKKTIERKQQGLEDAEQELFSDDGSSVSQIQSQTQSPQNVPERLEENHEDFYSQNANLISVEMPVVVVNGKEDAHDVEEDLTRRVSQLSTVESVEITIKGSEKIEEALSPEGSPSKSPSKKKKKFRTPSFLKKSKKKEKVEA